One Vitis riparia cultivar Riparia Gloire de Montpellier isolate 1030 chromosome 4, EGFV_Vit.rip_1.0, whole genome shotgun sequence genomic window carries:
- the LOC117912723 gene encoding EG45-like domain containing protein, with translation MLFILSGLLHFCSGDVGTAGQYAPPYLPTACYGNDLSKFPSNNLFASAGDGLWDNGAACGRQYFVRCLSAETPGICKPGQIIKVNIVDKASRNGVILVLSTIAFGAIANPSAAWVKIEYAEA, from the exons ATGCTTTTCATATTATCAGGGCTTCTTCATTTCTGCTCAGGAGATGTTGGCACAGCAGGCCAATATGCGCCCCCATATCTGC CAACTGCCTGCTACGGCAACGATCTGTCAAAGTTCCCATCAAACAATTTATTCGCGTCAGCCGGAGATGGGCTATGGGACAATGGAGCAGCGTGCGGCAGGCAGTACTTTGTCAGGTGCTTGAGCGCAGAGACTCCGGGGATATGCAAACCTGGTCAGATCATAAAAGTGAATATTGTGGATAAAGCCTCTAGGAATGGAGTGATCCTTGTTCTTTCTACTATTGCATTTGGGGCTATTGCTAATCCTTCTGCTGCTTGGGTTAAAATAGAGTATGCAGA GGCTTGA
- the LOC117912813 gene encoding EG45-like domain containing protein isoform X2, whose translation MRQIINASNEWWEKKLKEMSKAQVFLQCLVLLLCAELFHFALADVGVAAQYRPPYLPTACYGNDVSKFPSSNLFASAGDGLWDNGAACGRQYFVRCLSAQTPGTCKAGQIIKVKIVDRASRNGVMLVLSTIAFGAIANPSAALVNIEFTEVSMRIYVSEGGFFLLVRFPFYVSLVHCKL comes from the exons ATGAGACAAATCATCAATGCAAGCAATGAATGGTgggaaaagaaattgaag GAGATGTCTAAGGCCCAAGTATTCCTCCAATGCCTCGTGCTCCTCCTATGTGCAGAGCTCTTCCATTTCGCACTTGCTGATGTTGGCGTGGCAGCCCAATACAGACCCCCATATCTAC CAACTGCCTGCTATGGCAACGATGTGTCTAAGTTCCCATCAAGCAACTTATTCGCGTCAGCCGGAGATGGGCTATGGGACAATGGGGCAGCGTGCGGCAGGCAGTACTTTGTCAGGTGCTTGAGCGCACAAACTCCAGGGACATGCAAAGCTGGTCAGATCATAAAAGTGAAGATAGTTGATAGAGCCTCTAGGAATGGAGTGATGCTTGTTCTTTCTACTATTGCATTTGGGGCTATTGCTAATCCTTCTGCCGCTTTGGTTAACATAGAGTTTACCGA GGTGTCAATGCGGATCTACGTCTCTGAGGGAGGTTTCTTTCTGCTAGTGAGGTTTCCATTCTACGTTTCTCTTGTCCACTGCAAACTCTAA
- the LOC117912813 gene encoding EG45-like domain containing protein isoform X1: MFDYDSNMRCLRPKYSSNASCSSYVQSSSISHLLMLAWQPNTDPHIYPQPVCSGDTGTAGQYAPPYLPTACYGNDVSKFPSSNLFASAGDGLWDNGAACGRQYFVRCLSAQTPGTCKAGQIIKVKIVDRASRNGVMLVLSTIAFGAIANPSAALVNIEFTEVSMRIYVSEGGFFLLVRFPFYVSLVHCKL, from the exons atgtttgattatgaCTCTAATAT GAGATGTCTAAGGCCCAAGTATTCCTCCAATGCCTCGTGCTCCTCCTATGTGCAGAGCTCTTCCATTTCGCACTTGCTGATGTTGGCGTGGCAGCCCAATACAGACCCCCATATCTAC CCACAGCCTGTCTGCTCAGGAGATACTGGCACAGCAGGCCAATATGCTCCCCCATATCTGC CAACTGCCTGCTATGGCAACGATGTGTCTAAGTTCCCATCAAGCAACTTATTCGCGTCAGCCGGAGATGGGCTATGGGACAATGGGGCAGCGTGCGGCAGGCAGTACTTTGTCAGGTGCTTGAGCGCACAAACTCCAGGGACATGCAAAGCTGGTCAGATCATAAAAGTGAAGATAGTTGATAGAGCCTCTAGGAATGGAGTGATGCTTGTTCTTTCTACTATTGCATTTGGGGCTATTGCTAATCCTTCTGCCGCTTTGGTTAACATAGAGTTTACCGA GGTGTCAATGCGGATCTACGTCTCTGAGGGAGGTTTCTTTCTGCTAGTGAGGTTTCCATTCTACGTTTCTCTTGTCCACTGCAAACTCTAA
- the LOC117912814 gene encoding EG45-like domain containing protein isoform X1, with protein MASRKAPKCQPTRFSVFFWPIRPDRKEMSKPQVFLQCLLLLLCAELFHFTLADVGVAAQYRPPYLPTACSGNDPSPFPSSNLFAAAGEGAWDNGAACGRQYRVRCISAPTPGTCKADQTIVVKIVDRAQTSVSRPSRDGAALVLSTTAFGAIANPSAAWVNVEFAQV; from the exons ATGGCTAGCCGTAAAGCACCTAAATGCCAACCCACCAGATTCAGTGTTTTTTTTTGGCCTATACGCCCCGATAGAAAG GAGATGTCTAAGCCCCAAGTATTCCTCCAATGCCTCCTGCTCCTCCTATGTGCAGAGCTCTTCCATTTCACACTTGCTGATGTTGGAGTGGCAGCCCAATACAGACCCCCATATCTAC CCACAGCCTGTTCAGGAAACGATCCATCCCCGTTCCCATCAAGCAACTTATTTGCAGCAGCGGGGGAGGGAGCGTGGGACAATGGAGCAGCTTGTGGGAGGCAATACCGGGTTAGGTGCATAAGCGCTCCAACTCCAGGGACATGCAAAGCTGATCAGACTATTGTAGTGAAGATTGTTGATAGAGCCCAAACCTCTGTGTCTAGACCTTCTAGGGATGGTGCCGCCCTCGTCCTTTCTACTACTGCATTTGGGGCTATTGCTAATCCTTCTGCTGCTTGGGTTAACGTAGAGTTTGCCCA GGTTTGA
- the LOC117912081 gene encoding LOW QUALITY PROTEIN: pentatricopeptide repeat-containing protein At2g20540-like (The sequence of the model RefSeq protein was modified relative to this genomic sequence to represent the inferred CDS: deleted 1 base in 1 codon) has product MCDSLDDANRVFEEMTERDAVSWNTLISGHVRLGQMRRARAIFEEMQDKTIFSWTAIVSGYGRIGCYADALEFFRRMQMVGIELDEISLVSVLPACAQLGALELGKWIHIYADKAGFLRNICVCNALIEMYAKCGSIDEGRRLFDQMNKRDVMSWSTMIVGLANHGRAREAIELFQEMQKAKIEPNIITFVGLLSACAHAGLLNEGLRYFESMKRDYNIEPGVEHYGCLVNHLGLSGRLDQALELIKKMPMKPDSAIWGSLLSSCRSHNNLKIAAIAMEHLLELEPDDTGNYVLLSNLYADLGKWDGVSRMRKLMSSKYMNKTPGCSSIEVDSMVQEYASGDDSKPFSKAIYRVLKLLVMHQSKMDDDIMKIMVHDIS; this is encoded by the exons ATGTGTGATAGCTTGGATGATGCCAACAGGGTG TTTGAGGAAATGACTGAAAGAGATGCAGTTTCTTGGAATACCCTCATTTCAGGGCATGTTAGATTAGGGCAGATGAGAAGGGCAAGGGCCATCTTTGAGGAGATGCAGGACAAGACCATATTTTCTTGGACAGCTATCGTTTCCGGGTATGGTCGCATTGGGTGCTATGCAGATGCATTGGAATTTTTCCGGAGAATGCAAATGGTGGGTATTGAGCTTGATGAGATTAGTCTTGTTTCTGTTTTACCAGCTTGTGCCCAGCTGGGAGCTCTTGAGTTAGGGAAATGGATACATATTTATGCAGATAAAGCCGGGTTTTTGCGCAACATTTGTGTTTGTAATGCTTTGATCGAAATGTATGCAAAATGTGGAAGTATAGATGAAGGGCGTCGCTTGTTTGATCAGATGAATAAGAGGGATGTGATGTCTTGGAGTACGATGATCGTAGGGCTAGCAAATCATGGAAGAGCTCGTGAAGCTATTGAATTGTTTCAAGAAATGCAGAAGGCAAAGATTGAACCCAACATCATCACCTTTGTCGGTCTTTTATCAGCTTGTGCCCATGCTGGCCTTTTGAATGAGGGATTGAGGTACTTTGAGTCCATGAAAAGGGATTACAATATAGAACCAGGGGTTGAGCATTATGGCTGTTTGGTCAATCATCTTGGTCTTTCTGGACGCCTTGATCAGGCTCTTGAACTCATAAAGAAGATGCCAATGAAGCCGGATTCGGCTATTTGGGGTTCGTTATTGAGTTCCTGCAGAAGTCACAACAATCTCAAGATTGCAGCCATTGCAATGGAGCATCTGCTAGAGCTTGAACCAGACGATACGGGGAACTATGTCTTGCTTTCAAATCTTTATGCAGACTTGGGAAAGTGGGATGGTGTATCGAGGATGAGGAAACTCATGAGTAGTAAGTATATGAACAAGACACCAGGGTGTAGTTCAATTGAGGTGGACAGTATGGTTCAAGAATATGCATCAGGTGATGattcaaaaccattttccaaAGCTATATATAGGGTACTAAAGCTGCTGGTTATGCATCAGAGCAAAATGGATGATGATATCATGAAAATTATGGTTCATGACATAagctaa
- the LOC117912814 gene encoding EG45-like domain containing protein isoform X2, with amino-acid sequence MSKPQVFLQCLLLLLCAELFHFTLADVGVAAQYRPPYLPTACSGNDPSPFPSSNLFAAAGEGAWDNGAACGRQYRVRCISAPTPGTCKADQTIVVKIVDRAQTSVSRPSRDGAALVLSTTAFGAIANPSAAWVNVEFAQV; translated from the exons ATGTCTAAGCCCCAAGTATTCCTCCAATGCCTCCTGCTCCTCCTATGTGCAGAGCTCTTCCATTTCACACTTGCTGATGTTGGAGTGGCAGCCCAATACAGACCCCCATATCTAC CCACAGCCTGTTCAGGAAACGATCCATCCCCGTTCCCATCAAGCAACTTATTTGCAGCAGCGGGGGAGGGAGCGTGGGACAATGGAGCAGCTTGTGGGAGGCAATACCGGGTTAGGTGCATAAGCGCTCCAACTCCAGGGACATGCAAAGCTGATCAGACTATTGTAGTGAAGATTGTTGATAGAGCCCAAACCTCTGTGTCTAGACCTTCTAGGGATGGTGCCGCCCTCGTCCTTTCTACTACTGCATTTGGGGCTATTGCTAATCCTTCTGCTGCTTGGGTTAACGTAGAGTTTGCCCA GGTTTGA
- the LOC117912587 gene encoding EG45-like domain containing protein: MSTSPHELHLQLLALLFILAGLVHICSGDVGTAGQYAPPYLPTACYGNDVSEFPSSNFFASAGEGIWDNGAACGRQYLVRCISAVVPMTCIAGQTIQIKIVDRAVTSVSRPSRNGATMVLSTTAFGAVANASASSINIEFQQV; this comes from the exons ATGTCTACCTCTCCACATGAACTACACCTCCAATTATTGGCCTTGCTCTTCATATTAGCAGGGCTTGTTCATATCTGTTCAGGAGATGTTGGCACAGCAGGCCAATATGCTCCCCCATATCTGC CAACTGCCTGCTATGGAAACGATGTGTCTGAGTTCCCATCAAGCAACTTCTTCGCGTCGGCCGGAGAGGGGATATGGGACAATGGGGCAGCTTGTGGGAGGCAGTACCTGGTGAGGTGCATAAGCGCAGTGGTGCCCATGACATGCATAGCAGGGCAGACCATTCAGATTAAGATCGTTGATAGAGCGGTTACATCGGTGTCTAGGCCTTCAAGGAATGGTGCAACCATGGTGCTTTCCACCACTGCATTTGGGGCTGTGGCTAATGCTTCTGCATCATCCATTAACATAGAGTTTCAACA GGTCTGA